A stretch of the Amycolatopsis sp. BJA-103 genome encodes the following:
- the tsaE gene encoding tRNA (adenosine(37)-N6)-threonylcarbamoyltransferase complex ATPase subunit type 1 TsaE has protein sequence MNFAFPTPESTMDFGRSLGRSLRAGDLVLLAGPLGAGKTTLTRGIADGLGVGGRVSSPTFVIARVHPAGEAGVALVHVDAYRLGGDLSQLDDLDLDTELERSALVVEWGEGAAERLSDDYLVVRMERREDDVRVVTLEPHGTWASRTPDLRLAG, from the coding sequence ATGAACTTTGCTTTCCCGACTCCCGAGTCGACCATGGACTTCGGGCGATCGCTCGGACGTTCGCTGCGCGCGGGCGACCTGGTGCTGCTCGCCGGACCGCTCGGAGCGGGCAAGACGACGCTGACCCGCGGGATCGCGGACGGTCTCGGCGTCGGTGGACGGGTCAGCTCGCCGACGTTCGTGATCGCTCGGGTGCATCCGGCGGGCGAAGCCGGGGTCGCACTGGTGCACGTCGACGCATACCGGCTCGGCGGGGATCTCTCGCAGCTGGATGACCTGGACCTCGACACTGAACTCGAGCGGTCCGCCCTGGTCGTCGAATGGGGCGAGGGAGCGGCGGAGCGCCTTTCGGACGACTACCTCGTCGTGCGCATGGAGCGTCGCGAGGACGATGTCCGCGTGGTCACCTTGGAGCCGCACGGCACCTGGGCGTCCCGCACGCCCGACTTGCGTTTAGCGGGCTAA
- a CDS encoding carboxyl transferase domain-containing protein, giving the protein MSRASARSVIKEIATGFEDLDVPRSDEPEDGPIGWPGYRSAREAAAERSGEDESVVCGTAEIGEVEAVVIAFEFGFLGGSIGQRTGDRVEAAFARAVESRLPVVSLIATGGSRMQHGMRALSQLQRIARAAAGARSVPQISVLRDPTTGGGWATLGASADVILALPGAQVGFAGSRVRPSDAPAEAYTAEAKLAWGQVDRIVQPADLPAVLERWVRLLTSPTPEAAEPPGALGSAGLPDSGWAAVQAARSADRPRAAEYLDAYFDWREDVSGDRCGGVDSGVLCGFGRRDGRTIAYAAQCGTATLPAGFRTAARLVRLASRLGIPVLTLVDTPGAANDAAAERAGAGAAIAELFEAVASAAVPITTLVIGEGGSGGALAFAAPGSTWVTPNAYFSVTTPEAAAAILKLPADDVPALADRLRLRPQDLVDLGIARFVVGPADRV; this is encoded by the coding sequence ATGAGCAGGGCTTCCGCACGGTCCGTCATCAAGGAGATCGCGACCGGTTTCGAAGATCTGGACGTTCCGCGGTCCGACGAGCCGGAAGACGGGCCGATCGGCTGGCCGGGGTACCGCTCGGCACGGGAAGCCGCCGCGGAGCGATCGGGCGAAGACGAGTCCGTCGTCTGCGGAACCGCCGAGATCGGCGAGGTCGAGGCGGTCGTGATCGCCTTCGAATTCGGTTTCCTGGGCGGGTCGATCGGTCAGCGGACCGGTGATCGCGTCGAGGCGGCCTTCGCGCGGGCGGTGGAGTCACGGTTGCCGGTGGTTTCGCTGATCGCGACCGGCGGCAGCCGGATGCAGCACGGGATGCGCGCGCTTTCGCAGTTGCAGCGCATCGCGCGGGCGGCGGCCGGAGCCCGGTCGGTGCCGCAGATCTCGGTGCTGCGCGATCCGACCACGGGCGGCGGCTGGGCGACACTCGGTGCAAGCGCCGACGTCATTCTCGCGTTGCCCGGGGCTCAGGTCGGTTTCGCCGGTTCCCGGGTTCGACCTTCCGACGCGCCCGCGGAGGCGTACACGGCCGAAGCGAAGCTCGCGTGGGGCCAGGTCGACAGGATCGTGCAGCCCGCCGACCTTCCCGCGGTCCTGGAACGGTGGGTGCGCTTGCTGACCTCGCCGACACCGGAAGCCGCTGAACCTCCCGGAGCGCTCGGGTCTGCGGGACTGCCCGACAGCGGGTGGGCTGCGGTTCAGGCGGCACGCTCCGCTGATCGGCCAAGGGCGGCCGAGTACCTCGACGCGTACTTCGACTGGCGCGAGGACGTCTCGGGCGACAGGTGCGGCGGAGTCGACTCCGGCGTCTTGTGCGGCTTCGGCCGGCGAGACGGCCGAACGATCGCGTATGCGGCGCAGTGCGGGACGGCGACTCTGCCCGCGGGCTTCCGCACGGCCGCGCGGCTGGTACGGCTCGCGTCGAGGCTCGGGATCCCGGTACTCACCCTGGTCGACACCCCCGGTGCGGCGAACGACGCGGCGGCCGAGCGGGCCGGTGCCGGTGCGGCGATCGCGGAACTGTTCGAGGCGGTCGCGAGCGCGGCCGTGCCGATCACGACGTTGGTGATCGGCGAAGGCGGATCCGGTGGCGCGCTCGCGTTCGCGGCGCCGGGATCGACCTGGGTGACGCCCAATGCGTACTTCTCGGTCACGACGCCCGAGGCGGCCGCGGCGATCCTCAAGCTGCCCGCCGACGACGTCCCTGCTCTCGCGGACCGGCTGCGGCTACGCCCCCAAGACCTGGTCGACCTGGGAATCGCGCGTTTCGTGGTCGGCCCGGCGGATCGCGTTTAG
- a CDS encoding acyl-CoA synthetase — MPDRLFPTLASGSDKEALRFGGTSLTYAEVAAVAGTLARDLPSGRVAVWATPTVHTSVAVIAALLAGVPAIPLNPKIGERELAHILADSEPVLVLAEPGADLPAGLDDLPRRDIPLEGTPVDLPAEPDAEAPALIVYTSGTTGPPKGVVLPRRAISTTLDALEDAWEWTGDDVLVHGLPLFHVHGLILGILGPLRRGGSVRHLGRFTTEGVARELATGATMMFGVPTMYHRIAGEVGDNPSLAEALSGARLLVSGSAALPVHDHQRITAATGQRVIERYGMTETLMNTSVRADGERVPGTVGVPLGGVELRLVDEAGKPVEEIETVGEIQVRGPNLFTEYLNRPDATEAAFDDGWFRTGDMATRDAAGYVKIVGRKATDLIKSGGYKIGAGEIENALMEHPGVAEVAVTGEPDDDLGERIVAWVVPDGERPTESELANHVSRLLSPHKRPRVVRYLEALPRNDMGKVLKRALG; from the coding sequence GTGCCCGATCGGTTGTTCCCCACGCTGGCGAGCGGCTCCGACAAGGAGGCCCTCCGTTTCGGCGGCACCTCCCTGACCTACGCCGAGGTCGCGGCCGTCGCCGGCACCCTCGCCCGCGACCTCCCGAGCGGCCGCGTCGCTGTCTGGGCGACACCGACCGTGCACACCAGCGTCGCAGTGATCGCCGCGCTGCTCGCCGGCGTCCCCGCCATCCCGCTCAACCCGAAGATCGGCGAGCGCGAACTCGCGCACATCCTCGCCGACAGCGAGCCCGTCCTCGTCCTCGCCGAACCGGGCGCCGACCTGCCCGCCGGCCTCGACGACCTGCCACGCCGCGACATCCCCCTCGAAGGCACGCCCGTCGATCTCCCCGCGGAACCGGATGCCGAAGCCCCGGCGCTGATCGTCTACACCTCCGGCACCACCGGCCCGCCCAAGGGCGTCGTCCTCCCCCGCCGCGCGATCTCGACCACCCTCGACGCCCTCGAAGACGCCTGGGAGTGGACCGGCGACGACGTCCTGGTCCACGGCCTCCCGCTGTTCCACGTCCACGGCCTGATCCTCGGCATCCTCGGACCGCTCCGGCGCGGCGGCTCGGTCCGACATCTCGGCCGATTCACCACCGAAGGCGTCGCACGCGAACTCGCGACCGGAGCGACGATGATGTTCGGCGTCCCGACCATGTACCACCGCATCGCGGGCGAAGTCGGCGACAACCCGTCGCTCGCCGAAGCCCTCAGCGGCGCCCGGCTGCTCGTCTCCGGATCGGCCGCGCTGCCCGTCCACGACCACCAGCGCATCACCGCGGCGACCGGCCAGCGCGTGATCGAGCGCTACGGGATGACCGAGACCCTCATGAACACCAGCGTTCGCGCCGACGGCGAGCGTGTCCCTGGCACCGTCGGCGTCCCGCTGGGCGGCGTCGAACTGCGGCTCGTGGACGAGGCGGGAAAGCCCGTCGAGGAGATCGAGACCGTCGGCGAGATCCAGGTCCGCGGGCCGAACCTGTTCACCGAATACCTCAACCGCCCCGACGCCACCGAAGCCGCCTTCGACGACGGTTGGTTCCGGACCGGCGACATGGCGACCCGCGACGCGGCCGGCTACGTGAAGATCGTCGGCCGGAAGGCCACGGACCTGATCAAAAGCGGTGGTTACAAGATCGGCGCGGGCGAAATCGAGAACGCGCTCATGGAACATCCCGGTGTCGCGGAGGTCGCGGTGACCGGTGAGCCCGATGACGATCTGGGCGAGCGCATCGTGGCCTGGGTGGTGCCCGATGGAGAACGCCCGACGGAGTCGGAACTCGCCAACCACGTCTCGCGCCTGCTGTCGCCGCACAAACGGCCTCGTGTGGTCCGCTATCTGGAGGCGTTGCCGCGCAACGACATGGGCAAGGTCCTGAAGCGGGCACTCGGATGA